A single window of Nicotiana sylvestris chromosome 5, ASM39365v2, whole genome shotgun sequence DNA harbors:
- the LOC104227676 gene encoding peptide methionine sulfoxide reductase-like gives MSSWLNKLGFGFRTDQSPAMDSSAIPQGPDDDIPAPARQFAQFGAGCFWGVELAYQRVAGVTKTEVGYSQGYVHNPRYEDVCSGTTNHSEVVRVQYDPKECSYDSLLDVFWSRHDPTTPNRQGNDVGTQYRSGIYFYTPEQEKAALESRDRQQKLLNRNIVTEILPAKKFYRAEGYHQQYLAKGGRFGSKQSAEKDCNDPIRCYG, from the exons ATGAGCAGTTGGCTCAACAAACTGGGTTTCGGTTTTCGAACTGATCAATCCCCCGCTATGGACTCATCTGCAATTCCTCAAGGACCCGACGATGACATACCCGCCCCGGCTCGACAGTTTGCTCAATTCGGAGCGGGTTGTTTCTGGGGAGTAGAATTGGCGTATCAGAGAGTGGCGGGTGTTACAAAGACTGAAGTGGGATACTCGCAGGGTTATGTACATAACCCGAGATATGAAGATGTGTGTAGCGGTACTACTAATCATTCAGAGGTGGTTAGGGTTCAGTATGATCCTAAGGAATGTAGCTATGATTCCCTGCTTGATGTTTTCTGGTCTCGTCATGACCCCACCACCCCCAATCGACAG GGGAATGATGTGGGCACTCAGTACAGGTCTGGAATTTACTTCTACACACCCGAGCAAGAGAAGGCAGCTTTAGAATCCCGGGACAGACAGCAGAAGCTTCTGAACAGGAATATTGTTACTGAGATTTTGCCGGCTAAGAAATTTTACAGAGCTGAGGGGTATCATCAGCAGTACCTTGCAAAAGGGGGTCGCTTTGGTTCAAAGCAGTCTGCTGAGAAAGACTGCAATGATCCCATTCGATGCTACGGTTAA